GCATTCACACTGATGAAGCTTCGATAACCTCTTACCTGTGTAACGTTGTGACCCAAGCATGCCAGGCTTACAGGGTCACCACGGCAGCTGTGGTCTCCGCAATAAAGAGGGACAGACCGACGGAACGAACGACCAACCAGATCGTCTTCGAAAACATTCCCTCGTCCCTCGGGCACAGCGAGTCCAGCACAGGAGGGGCAGCCCACTGGGACTGCGGCCCGTCCTCATGCCCGCGTCCTCCCCGTCCCCTCTGCACACAGCTACTTGTTGTTTTCCTGGTTAGGAGTTGTGTGCAATGGCGATCATCACCCAGCTTGCATGTGTGGCCGGTCGGAGATCCGGGTGTCGTCCttctgtgcagtgctgtggatAGGCGTGTGCGTGTTCCTTTATTTTTGTTCGTTctggttgtttttgttctagttttttttttttttttttgtcctgatGTGTTCTCGTATAAGCTATGGAGAAGTGCTTCGTAACGGTCCCGATCGAATGTTCTCTGTATTTTTCCTCTATTTCTATTCCTATTGCTTTTCACTTATTTGAAAAACAAGTCTTTCTGGACTTCCAGCTGTCTTTGAAGTTGTGCCCTTGAACTCTGCGCTGCGCTGTTCACTGGTGTCAAACCCTCAGCTCTGTAGGAGCAGCAGTCAGTCCTGTTGATTGTGTCCCCCAGGCCCCCAGGGTAGGGGGAAGAGCCTGATGCCCCATGCGTGTTCGCTACGGCTGCAGTAAAATACTCGGGGCTCCCTGGCTCACCCAGAGACCCTGTGTGCTTTAGATGGACATGCGTGTCCTGTCCCTGGGACTTTGTGTCCTGCCAAACCCTGTGGTTCCCTGACCTCGATGTGCCTCCTGTTCACATTGAGGGTCTGAGGTTGGCTGGTGGAAGGAAGGGGGCGTTTTTGTGAAGCTCTTGGTGAAAGCTTAGAGAGACCGGAAGTGAGCAGACAGTCGTGACAGGACAGGACACTTTTGCTGCCCTTGATTGCCTGGATTTAGAGAGTTTTACGTCTGGAAAAAAAGTTACTTCTATTCGAACAAAAGGTGAAAtagatcaatacataaatacatgtttttaaactgCCTGGAGGAGACTTTTATTTTAGCCCTTTGACAGATGTTTGTGGGACACTATATAAAGTTCAGTGTATTGCTTGATTTAGTGGGAGGGAGAACAAATAATTgaacaaatgtaattaatgaatCGGCAGAGATCTGAGTGGCTGCAGACCTTGTTCTCAGAAACAAAATGGCCCGCCGGTCCTGACAGACGGGCTGCAGGGTCCCTGTGCTCCTGCGTCGGTCCGCAGCCTGGCCAGGGCCGGGGCAGAGGCTGTGTGTGGCCCTGGGGTGCCGGTCCAGCCGATTCGTAACAGGGCTTAAACTTTAACCACACTATGCAGGCCGGTACCTAATTAGCACGTGTTGAGATCCCAGAGTACCCCAGATAATGTAACTGCGTTGGAGCCCTGTTGACTGGGAAGCCTTGTGCCTCGCTCTATGTGGCCCCCCACACCGGGCCCGTGGAGTTGTGACATCTCTGTTGTGACCCTAACTGTCCACACACTTAAAGGCCGACGCGTTCGCCAGCACGGTCTCCCTGTGTCAACACAGGCCTGGACACGGCTCGCTATCTGGGATGGCACCCGTACCAAAGAtatgaataaaatgaaataaaataaatactcctTCTTAAGTAATAAGTGAAATGAGTGCTGTATGTGTATCAGTACAATCCCGAGCCATAGCTGCTCGCTGAAGTCTTGTGTCCTCCAAGCCAGGCAAACTGTCCTCGACCGGGAGGAAGTGCTGAGCTTGTGTCCCAAACTGAATATAGACCACAACACGCTGTAGGAAGTGCCAAACCTCTACAGTTCATACATagatatattgtatttattttctattattattttattaatgtatttatttgttttttgtttttaaatacaatacctTTATAGTTTTTGGTTCATGAAAGTGTAATTCTttgttgattatttttaatatgggCTGAGTATTTCAATGAAAAAAGCTTATGCAATTTTAAACGGTCAAATatatctgtaaaaaaaataattaaaatgttgttgACAGTCAATAAAGATGGAAAGATTTACCTGGCGCTCAACTGTTCTAGTGTCGTGATTGGTTGGCACTGTTTTCCTGCTATAGATGGTCTGGTTTATAGATTTTACCATGTGGGATCCATACTTGAGTGATGTCCTTTTACCTCACCTGACTATAGAagagaaaaacctgaataaatgagtggaggaacataatgaatgcagatgcctccaaacaggtgtgttgcatgatacaattaagcaattaacatcctatctgctctgtggcatgtatacaaatgctgagcaggcccagctgacctcgattttggatcaagatggcaagaggaaaggatctaatggcacgaatggcaggagctccagtcacacagacgctcaagtggctcgtgttctggacaagtgggcaagtgcatgtgtgggacaccaagagaacgggacaggcctgactgctgacccctacagtgagggggtccggaggctctgttacgCTGTGGGGggaattttcctggcatggtttgggtccacttgtccccttagagggaagagtcactgcaaatcatgacagagtgatcacctttatcctgatgggagtggtctcttccaggatgacaataccccccatccacagggcacgagggtcactgaatggtgtgatgagtatgaaaatgtgaCTCATTTGCTCTGGCCTTCAGTCACCAGagctcaacccagttgaacacctatgggagattctggaccgacgtgtttgacagcgctctccaccaccatcatcaaaaccccaaatgagggaatatctcgTACAATCTGtaccaagagcattgaagctgttctggggctcgtggtgcccaacacctcactgagacactgtatgtGGGTTTCTCCTTTAATTTCTCACCcgtctatatatgtatatgtttcttTTCATCAGTTTGTCCAGTACTTACCAGTTCTGCCTCTAAGCAACATACATTCACAGGGGCAGTTGTGCAGGTTTGTGCATCTGTATTAAAAACCTGTTCATTACCAAGCGATGGATCACCGACAAGAGGGCTTCAACAAAGGACATTGCACAAAATGCAAACCATGCAAAAGAGGCTTGGGAAGTGGTCTAGACAGCTGTGCACACACCATGCTGCGACTCACAAGGCCAGTGATCAGTGTCGACTTTTATTAGGCAAGAGCAACACGGCAGAGAATACAATGAAGGTACATTTTCAATCTTAAAACACTCTAATGGACAGAGGCTGCAACCTGTGTGAAAATGGCAGGAGAATGCTGTAGGGGTCTGCAGCACACTTGTAAATATCTAGACCAGGTCGAATCCCTGTCCAACTTCAAGACATCTTGTTACCAGACTGTGTTAATCCATAAAGCTTGTGCATCATGAAGGGCCTGAAGCAGACTGTCTCGCACACCAGTGGTTCTCGGTTCAGACCCGGGGGACCCTGTCTGTGCTGGGTTTCATTCCCACATGAACTCCGTGAACGTGAACTGAACTGCAGTGCTCAGAATCCGGGGAACAAATAGAACTTCTTCATCAGAGTCGTTCTCTCTTTCGTCGGCATCTGCTGTGGGAAGTCCTGGAAGGCTTGCTGCACCTGTGAGGTAAAAAGAGATACAAACACCAATCAACTGCACAGCGCCGTAGCGGACGAACGTGgcacgtgtgtgtatgtgtgtcaggtCACTTTGAAAATAACTGCCTTTCTTATCGAGCACTCGCACTGAAGAGCAACGTCTTCTCACAGCAGCATCGCCGGTGTTACATGACAGGGGTTTCACTTAACACACACACGTTTCCAGTGGACCCTGCCAAATGCCTCTGACCGCTGGTGATTTTGTGGTGCTTAATTCAAGTTTGACGGGTAAACTGCTCACCTGTCTGAAGAGCTCGTCCACATGGTCCTTATGGGCGTTGTTGTAAAAGATCTCCACAATGTGCCGGACAAACGGTGTCCCGTCCACAATGCTTCTGTAGGACTTGTTTTCTGGGAAACCAAGAgcagagtcagtcagtcaggggtcaggggtcacagTATGCATGACTGCAGGCAGCCGGGCCGAAGTCACAGTAATACTGACCGGGAGTGCTGGAGCACAGGCAGATGAAGTCCTTCTCTTTGTGACGCTTCATCAGGGAGTCGTCCTCGTACTGCGGCTCCGGGGGCACAGAGTCGCTGACCCAGGAGTGACCAGCTCCTTCTgcaatcacacacagacaggcactgaATTCAAACTCGCACTAGGACTTGGATATGTTGCGGGTAAGGAGTCATCATAGTAATCAGCAAGGGGTGATGTATAGATAAATTAGttgtaattttgtaattattGCTGTACTGTGTCGCATCTGCAGGAACGCACACCTGCGCTCTGGTGACGGAGCGCTCAGTGAAACTAACGGCTCTGCCACATAAAACACCGCGGCTCGCAGCACAATGGGCGGTGCTGTGGTGTCTCGGTCCACACACTCGCCACCGGCGCTGACGTTTGAGGCCCGGTTGTTTGAtaaccattaataactaagtgatccaaggatcctatccagtctgtttttgaatgttcccaaattgtctcttcagccacatcgctggggagtttgttcagattgtgacgcctctctgtgtgaagaagtgtctcctgttttctgtcttgaatgccttgaagcccaatttccatttgtgtccccgggtgcgtgtgtccctgctgatctggaaaagctcctctggtttgatgtggtcgatgcctttcatgattttgaagacttggatcaagtccccacgtagtctcctctgttccagggtgaaaaggttcaggtcctcagtctctcagtaggacattcccttcagacctggaataagtctggttgctctcctctgaactgcctctagagcagcgatatctttcttgaagtgtggagcccagaactgtccacagtatccagatgagctctaactagtgcattgtacagtctgaacatcactgcccttgttctcaattctacacttttgacaatataccctaacactctgtttgccttttttattgcttccccacattctcaggatggagaaagtgaggagtccacatagactcctaggtctttctcatgcgttacttcatctagttctgttcctcccatagtgtcattatagtggacatttctgttacctgcatgtattaccttgcacttgtccacattgaatttcatctgccaggtgtcgaccctgaatattatctaagtccctctgaatagcctgtgctgccgagattgtatctgccgagccgcctattttagtaccatctgcaaatttgacaagtttgctaactatcccagagtccagatcattaatatagattagaaaaagcacaggccctagtactgatccctgtggaactccactaacaacctcactccagttagaagcaactcctctaatcgacaccctctgtttcctagacatcaaccagttcataatccatctacttacattaccctgaatgcctacagcttccaatttgaggatcagtctttggtgtggaaccttatcaaaagctttttggaaatctaagtatatcatatcatatgctttcacatgatctacagctgcagttgcgtgttcaaacaattctaataaattagtaagacatgatctgcctcgtctaaacccatgttgactatctccaagaatatggttttcattgagatgctcctctattttctgtttaatcattttttccaacattttacaggtgatgcaggtgagactgattggtctgtaatttcctggctcagttttgtcccctttcttgtggattggtttgacatttgctgtcttccagtcagtcggcacatcccctgttctaagtgtcattaggaatatttgagttagcggcctataaataatttccctaatttctttaagtactgttggaaatatcccatctggtccaggtgatttgttggtttttaattctgctagtccctttagtacctcctccttgtttatcctgatctcccttagggtttgactggactggttgttaacctgtggcatgttatctgttttctattttgtaaaaacctctgtgaaaaactcatttagaacatttgccacatcttgttcgttttccaagatacttcaatttttgccctttagctgtttcacttcctccttaagcccgtgtgtccaccaaagcgttttCCGCAGCTGAAAGCGCCGGCTGCGAGGCTTCAGAGCTCTGGAGGCGCAGCGCTGTTTCAGTGCAATGATACGGAATATCCGCGGAAGTTCCTAATGTCGCAGATAGTTGGTGTTGCTAACAAATACTGACTGTACAATGTCGGCACAAGGTAGAGGGAAGGCTGAAGCACGTAGACAGAGAGGACGGACGGCCGGTGTGGTATTTGGCCCGCCCCTCCTCCACTGTGATTGGACAGCTGGATAAAAAGTGACAGTGACGAGCGCAGCGTTTTACCcaaagttgaacatttttcaactctCGGCGAACGGAAAAAAACGCCCAGCGCTCAGTACTCAGCGTGAAAAAGACGGTCAGAGTCGCGTCACACTTCCAGCGTATTTAAAACGTGGTGCTCCCAttgcaaacaattgaaaaaatatgCCGACCTCAGGAAaaaacgctttggtggacacacggccttattgacctcttgctgttctctttgcattagttttggctccaagagctgtttttcTGTCTATTTCCCTCATTGCTTTCCCGaaccctttcttaagatctctttgcagctcaacatattctatgtaatttgtttagtctccatcccttttgtatgcgctatacaacattgtcttcctcttgatatttttttgcatacctctatgtTTGTACTATTTGTACAGTTTTGGTACATAGTATATTCTTAATAATAAACCCTTCCATTTTcatctgaatctgtatccagtgtgctccagtctacctcttctaagtgccgcctcataccttcaaggtttgcttttctgaaattgtagaccattgttttagacttggaccttgttttttgaaagaatgcctcaacgctaaccatattgtgatcacagtttgccattggttatctaactagtgtccctagTGTCTCTGACTcaatttgggaaattgaaatcccccattataacagacacatccttgctacatgcagtcctgattacactgtgcaATGCagtatctttctgaatatctgagtttggtggcctgtaacactcctaccactaatcctccagatctcttgttcaaaagtttcacccacaaagattctgttcggttactgggatctaatttgagttcttctgcttcaatgtcatttttcacatataatgctaccccaccacctcttcgattttgcctgtctctcctaaactgtgtgtatccatatattgtattcatccccatcattttctgtaagccatgtttctgtcactcctacaacatcatagtcacccaccagcactgtggcttctaggtctaacatcttgttccttatactcctggcattgaggtacaaacatttcaggactttcctactagcagtttccctctgtttcctttccttagtggaacatctcccattgtcagagctccctgcccccctggttcctagtttagaAGAACTGCCCCCGCGGCGTGCTCCCACCTCCTCGGCAGGCCTGGATCAGGATGACCTTGGGTTTGTCCCTCAGGCCGGCGCAGTTCACGGTGTTGAGCAGGTTGAAGATGCGGTCGTTCTTGAACACGTCCGAGCTCTGCTCCCCGTCGTAGTCCACCCCGCAGATGGCGTCGCGGATCCCGTGAGACATGATGACCACGAAGGCGCTGTCAGACTGCTCGTGCTCCGGCCGCTGGGCGAACTGCTGCAAGGTGCGGTCCATCTCCTGCAAACACACACGGCAGCCCAGGTCACTCCCCCAGACTCGGCGCTGGCCCCGCTGTCTTTATGTCCATCTGGCTGTGGGTGTATTTATGTGAATGTGTGCGCCAGTGTGTGCTGGTACGCGTGTGTGTGAGGGCTGTACCTGGGCAGTCAGGTCGTTGTGCTCGTCCACAGTGTAGTCCAGGTCCTGCAGCAGCTTCTTCATGTTGGCCTGGTCCTTGTCCGCCCCCTTGCGCTCCAAGTCGGGACGGGTGAACTTGATGTTGTTGATGATCAGGGCCAGGCGTTTCCGGGTGGCCTTCTCCATTACGGGGTAAATCTGCCCGGGACAGGGAATCAGAAAATAAGGCCAACAGTGAGACACTTCACCTCGTTATGGCCTCAGTCCCGAGCCTGACTTTACTGGGCCGACTCTGCGCTCTGTGAGGAGGAGGGTTCGAACGCACTGCATTCACGAGGCTCGGGGTAACAGGGAACGCGACTGAGATCAAAGTGGAGGTGTGTACCgaatctctctccatctcccggATGCGGTTGTAGGACTCCGGGCTGCAGGAGATGAGGAAAGGCACCGTGCCGGCCTGGCTGGTCTCTTGCTGGGACACCATGGACGATGGGGCGGCTGGAGGAAGAGAGACCAGTAAGTATTAAACACGCGTGAGTGAGAGTCATGGTGAAGGGTGCTGTATGTGAGTGGGAGGGGCCTGAGTCCTGGTCTGCTGGGAGACATACGAAACTCAGATTCCCGAGGTGAGGTGTTTGCAGAAGCAACAACACCAGGCTGTGCCGACAAGGGATTGCTACGGTTCACGCATGTCTGGAGGGGGATGTGATTTGGGGATACTTACGGCCTGGCGCAGGTGCCGGCTCGGGTGCGGGCGTGGACCCCGGCTCTGATCCCGGAGCCAACTGGGGTCCCAGTTGCAGGCTGTCGAACAGGGAGGGCTCTCGCGCCTGCAGCAA
This sequence is a window from Amia ocellicauda isolate fAmiCal2 chromosome 22, fAmiCal2.hap1, whole genome shotgun sequence. Protein-coding genes within it:
- the LOC136718312 gene encoding caspase a, with the translated sequence MAEKKLLSLVRSMLVEGDSKAFSDVLVNLQKDGVLRAPEVEVATEVATEVVTEGHTVVKDKARLLIDRVRNKGSWGSDIVSLLQAREPSLFDSLQLGPQLAPGSEPGSTPAPEPAPAPGPAPSSMVSQQETSQAGTVPFLISCSPESYNRIREMERDSIYPVMEKATRKRLALIINNIKFTRPDLERKGADKDQANMKKLLQDLDYTVDEHNDLTAQEMDRTLQQFAQRPEHEQSDSAFVVIMSHGIRDAICGVDYDGEQSSDVFKNDRIFNLLNTVNCAGLRDKPKVILIQACRGEGAGHSWVSDSVPPEPQYEDDSLMKRHKEKDFICLCSSTPENKSYRSIVDGTPFVRHIVEIFYNNAHKDHVDELFRQVQQAFQDFPQQMPTKERTTLMKKFYLFPGF